Proteins encoded together in one Vibrio lentus window:
- a CDS encoding OsmC family protein, translating to MSEYSAVIRWARGDDETFSDNQYSRGHTWEFDGGVTVPASSSPHVVPLPFSVEANVDPEEAFIAALSSCHMLTFLGIAAKQKYVIDSYVDDAVGVLEEDESGRSSVTKVTLRPDIVFSGSKIPTAKQLDKLHHLAHKNCFIANSVKTEIVVEAKA from the coding sequence ATGTCTGAATATAGTGCGGTGATTCGTTGGGCTCGTGGTGACGATGAAACCTTTAGTGATAACCAATACAGTCGCGGTCATACGTGGGAGTTCGATGGCGGTGTCACGGTGCCTGCCTCGTCGTCACCTCATGTTGTGCCACTGCCGTTTTCAGTTGAGGCCAACGTTGATCCAGAAGAAGCCTTTATTGCGGCACTGTCTAGTTGCCATATGCTGACGTTTTTGGGCATTGCTGCAAAGCAGAAGTATGTGATCGACTCTTATGTGGATGATGCCGTTGGTGTGCTTGAGGAAGATGAATCAGGCCGCTCATCGGTCACTAAGGTGACTTTGCGACCTGACATTGTGTTCTCCGGTTCTAAGATACCGACCGCCAAACAACTCGACAAACTGCATCATTTGGCGCACAAAAACTGCTTTATCGCCAACTCGGTAAAAACAGAAATTGTGGTAGAGGCTAAAGCCTAA
- a CDS encoding GFA family protein, which translates to MKVVGNTVIQPFHKATCHCGAVELELSLPNGIEKPRRCDCSICRRRGAIVGSVALDGIKILKGAEHLKLYQFNTNTAKHYFCSNCGIYTHHQRRSSPNEYGFNIGCLEGVNPFDIGDVVTNDGVNHPADR; encoded by the coding sequence ATGAAAGTAGTCGGTAACACGGTTATCCAACCTTTTCACAAGGCAACCTGCCATTGTGGTGCAGTTGAGTTAGAACTCAGCCTACCTAACGGAATAGAAAAGCCGCGCCGTTGTGACTGTTCTATCTGCCGTCGTAGAGGGGCGATTGTGGGTTCTGTGGCGCTGGATGGTATTAAGATTTTGAAAGGCGCTGAGCATCTTAAGCTTTATCAATTCAATACCAACACCGCGAAACATTACTTCTGTTCAAACTGCGGTATCTATACCCATCATCAACGCCGTTCAAGCCCCAATGAATATGGATTTAACATCGGTTGTTTGGAAGGGGTGAACCCTTTTGATATCGGTGATGTGGTGACTAACGATGGTGTCAATCACCCAGCTGATCGCTAA
- a CDS encoding FAD-dependent oxidoreductase, whose protein sequence is MKKVDVLIIGGGFAGVAAAQELEKKGVSTLLVDKKDYFEVTYATLRNVAAPAVTKDDARKPYQSFLKGAFLQSGVSELTRNQATLDNGSTIDFKMAIIASGTRYPSMPIAKSSSAFNLTDRNNELLQHNQNIQNAENILIIGGGGVGVELAGEIAHAFPSKKLVLAHRGEALLDGFKSKTRRVAFQQLTALGVEVEFNTGYQNISGSYIDQQSGKTATADIVFEAVGTLPNSEFLQAQLPHVLNNKGFVKVNSQLEVSGEDNLYALGDVADVGEAKLGYLAQQQGEYLARLISNKLKSKSTKGYKRNPLMALIPTGPKSGVAEMPFAVTTFKPLLNMKQKDLFINKVYSAFES, encoded by the coding sequence ATGAAAAAGGTAGACGTACTCATTATTGGCGGTGGTTTCGCAGGCGTAGCAGCCGCGCAAGAGCTTGAGAAAAAAGGCGTGAGCACGTTATTGGTGGATAAAAAAGACTACTTTGAAGTGACCTACGCGACTCTTCGTAATGTGGCAGCACCAGCGGTGACCAAAGACGATGCTAGAAAGCCCTACCAATCTTTCTTGAAAGGCGCTTTTCTTCAAAGTGGTGTCAGCGAATTAACACGTAACCAAGCCACATTGGATAACGGAAGTACCATTGACTTTAAGATGGCGATCATTGCTTCAGGTACTCGCTACCCGAGCATGCCAATCGCGAAATCGAGCTCTGCGTTCAACCTAACCGATCGCAACAATGAACTATTACAGCACAATCAAAACATCCAAAATGCAGAGAACATATTAATCATTGGTGGCGGGGGCGTGGGAGTGGAACTGGCAGGAGAAATCGCACACGCCTTCCCTAGCAAAAAATTGGTTCTCGCACATAGAGGTGAAGCATTGCTTGATGGCTTCAAGAGCAAAACCAGAAGAGTCGCATTTCAGCAGTTAACAGCACTAGGTGTCGAAGTAGAATTTAACACGGGTTACCAAAACATCTCGGGAAGCTATATCGACCAACAAAGCGGTAAAACGGCGACCGCAGACATCGTATTCGAGGCGGTTGGCACCTTACCCAATAGTGAGTTCCTGCAAGCTCAGTTGCCACACGTGTTAAATAACAAAGGCTTCGTCAAGGTGAATAGCCAGCTCGAGGTGTCAGGAGAAGACAACCTATACGCACTCGGTGATGTCGCCGATGTTGGCGAAGCAAAGCTGGGTTATCTTGCTCAGCAACAAGGGGAGTACCTCGCTCGCCTGATCAGCAACAAGCTAAAGAGCAAATCGACAAAAGGTTACAAGCGAAATCCATTAATGGCACTGATTCCAACAGGGCCAAAAAGCGGCGTTGCCGAAATGCCTTTTGCTGTAACAACCTTTAAGCCTTTGCTCAATATGAAGCAAAAAGACTTGTTCATTAATAAGGTTTACAGTGCCTTTGAAAGCTAA
- a CDS encoding LysR family transcriptional regulator, translating to MDKWNEIRTAYKLAQHQTLSATAQEMGVHRSTVMRHIDTLEAELGVLLFQRNDKGYLPTEAGLDIMRLGEVTENHFSQLGAQIKSKEQALSGTLTVTAINDMASMLMPVIQQYQRCYPNMRVDFIGDLRKFNLEYGEADIAIRSGDKPTTPDNIVFPIASVEMVLCAHKSYIEQYGLPQNSDWQQHRFIAMKERPQHLLWNEWIYDTVPETQVVFLCSSVQVAARALESGCGIAVMPREFVERDEDLISVSSSLVWPMPVWALVHRDMYNLKKIRAFIEILRGDQQTPTHFKI from the coding sequence ATGGATAAGTGGAATGAGATAAGAACAGCCTATAAGCTAGCTCAACACCAAACACTGAGTGCTACCGCTCAAGAAATGGGCGTGCACCGTTCAACCGTGATGAGGCATATCGACACTCTCGAAGCTGAGCTTGGTGTGTTGTTGTTCCAACGAAATGACAAAGGTTATTTACCGACCGAAGCCGGGCTAGATATCATGCGCTTAGGTGAGGTGACAGAGAATCACTTCTCGCAATTGGGCGCACAAATCAAAAGTAAAGAACAGGCACTTTCTGGCACGTTAACCGTTACTGCAATAAACGACATGGCAAGTATGCTGATGCCAGTTATCCAACAATACCAGCGTTGTTATCCCAATATGCGTGTTGATTTTATTGGTGATTTGAGGAAATTTAACCTTGAATATGGTGAGGCGGATATTGCGATTCGTAGTGGCGATAAACCTACGACGCCAGACAATATCGTGTTCCCAATCGCCAGTGTGGAGATGGTATTGTGCGCGCACAAAAGCTATATCGAGCAGTATGGATTACCGCAAAACAGTGATTGGCAGCAGCATCGTTTTATCGCCATGAAAGAGAGGCCACAACATTTGCTGTGGAATGAATGGATCTACGACACGGTGCCAGAAACGCAGGTTGTATTTCTGTGTTCGAGTGTTCAGGTAGCCGCACGAGCTTTGGAGTCGGGGTGTGGTATTGCGGTTATGCCTAGGGAGTTTGTGGAGAGAGATGAGGATTTGATCTCAGTTTCTTCCAGTTTGGTTTGGCCGATGCCTGTTTGGGCTTTGGTGCACCGCGATATGTATAACTTGAAGAAAATCAGAGCCTTTATAGAGATTCTTAGGGGCGATCAGCAAACGCCCACTCACTTTAAGATATAA